From a single Pseudobutyrivibrio xylanivorans genomic region:
- a CDS encoding helix-turn-helix transcriptional regulator: MAADKIERVLGLYSKLINGGTVYKAEAAANYGVDERSISRDISDIRDYLDVSGPEDGCINTIVFDRKIGGYRLEEIYKQKFTNPEILAICKILLASRSLTKQEMEQMLEKLVDSCVPKENQEIVRNLIRNEEFHYIEPHHKTVFIDRMWKIGEAINQHHYIEIQYKGVQGKHGHTRKIKPVAIMFSDYYFYLAAFIDDEEVKKNFDIINDANPTIYRIDRMQDFKVLDETFKNPYSERFQEGEFRKRVQFMFPGKLRKVKFEYRGYSVEAVLDRLPTAEIKSERYDESLERIIYTITTEVYGDGIDRWIKSQDNDVVLL; encoded by the coding sequence ATGGCAGCAGACAAAATAGAGAGAGTACTTGGATTATATTCAAAGCTGATTAATGGCGGAACAGTTTATAAGGCTGAAGCTGCAGCAAATTATGGTGTGGATGAGAGGAGCATCTCAAGAGATATCAGTGACATTCGTGATTACTTAGATGTATCTGGTCCAGAAGATGGCTGCATTAACACAATTGTTTTTGATAGAAAAATAGGTGGATATCGTCTAGAGGAAATTTATAAACAGAAGTTCACAAATCCTGAGATTTTAGCTATTTGCAAGATTCTTCTTGCCAGCAGATCTCTTACTAAACAAGAGATGGAACAAATGCTTGAAAAATTAGTGGATAGCTGCGTTCCTAAAGAGAATCAGGAGATAGTTAGGAATTTAATACGAAACGAAGAATTTCACTATATCGAACCACATCATAAAACCGTTTTTATAGATAGAATGTGGAAGATTGGTGAAGCAATAAACCAACATCACTATATTGAAATTCAATATAAAGGTGTTCAAGGAAAACATGGGCATACTAGAAAGATAAAGCCTGTAGCAATAATGTTTTCTGATTACTATTTCTATTTAGCAGCATTCATTGATGATGAGGAAGTTAAGAAGAATTTTGACATCATAAATGATGCAAATCCTACAATCTATAGAATTGATAGAATGCAGGATTTCAAAGTGTTAGATGAGACTTTTAAGAATCCATATTCTGAAAGGTTCCAAGAGGGAGAATTTAGGAAACGTGTTCAGTTTATGTTTCCTGGCAAGCTAAGGAAAGTAAAGTTTGAATACAGAGGATATTCTGTCGAAGCAGTACTTGATAGATTGCCAACAGCAGAGATAAAGAGTGAACGATATGATGAATCCTTGGAAAGAATCATCTATACAATTACTACCGAGGTATATGGAGATGGAATAGATAGATGGATTAAGTCTCAAGATAATGATGTTGTTCTGTTGTAA
- a CDS encoding dynamin family protein, with the protein MNFKSLREDKLHLSQEEMAQITGVSITQIQEWDENNQLSMEAIQAIASKTALDFNTILGYEKPTPKAFEATDTWKKTDFTKKTLVEFFESSLENYDISEEYRKKYIDDLAQSVKNTLVKPSIAIVGRSDTGKSTLINSLLGTEKMPTSWTPTTSIAVYIKHINDRPTFITDDAWVFTDHIGDEQLWDVKKLYDEDYCKKWLIAGGHVDILRDFGTRQGCNYSQRVGAAVLFLDAPILKNCDIVDLPGFGTETESDDLITMKAAQSADLLIYLSQANGFMRIEDITYLKENVRNLPVWESKEKNELKPLSNLFVVASQAHTVNNGNREQLQMILKTGCENFSKTLGIGYWDSRIEESGYKEDYSNIFLPTRFFTYTTDIPDLCKNFDEELKIITETLPLLIENKTKDIVKNYISCRKPNLEAEIKHYEDICNEREKYVTLLNQIDENELNRIQETNANKKEILDYINSLSIDSRNEFSSYCASTINTDAIAEMIKKKGIKNKKDDIDIFASQLQDTLSEKCNEIIRAKADLLSVETKKFVSQFNEGIAVAFEKSNVKADFDAGFAFVSALSKLGIVGGLGAYLAGEAAFWFGSISFIAGLGGDLALGGLALGPIGVFLGLAIAGVLGIVKLFGGGWEKSVAKKIVNAYEDNNVINNYRDSMNEYWRNTEDAFRSAAEKLDEEWSKYVDTLRETVNTYDVNEINENITILKNIESFFGNIPL; encoded by the coding sequence ATGAATTTTAAATCACTAAGGGAAGATAAATTACATTTAAGCCAAGAAGAAATGGCTCAAATCACCGGGGTGTCTATAACTCAAATACAAGAATGGGATGAAAATAATCAACTATCTATGGAAGCAATTCAAGCAATTGCTAGTAAAACAGCACTTGATTTTAATACAATACTTGGCTATGAAAAGCCAACACCTAAAGCATTTGAAGCAACAGATACATGGAAAAAGACAGATTTTACTAAGAAAACTTTAGTTGAATTTTTTGAATCATCACTCGAAAATTATGACATATCTGAAGAGTATCGGAAAAAGTATATTGATGATTTAGCACAGAGTGTTAAGAATACGCTTGTAAAACCAAGCATTGCGATTGTTGGACGATCTGATACAGGCAAGAGTACATTGATTAACTCTTTATTGGGAACAGAAAAAATGCCTACGTCTTGGACTCCTACAACTTCAATTGCAGTTTATATAAAACATATTAATGATCGACCAACATTTATTACTGATGATGCATGGGTATTTACAGATCATATTGGTGACGAACAGTTATGGGATGTAAAGAAACTTTACGATGAAGACTACTGTAAAAAATGGCTAATCGCAGGTGGACACGTAGATATTCTTAGAGATTTTGGAACTAGACAAGGATGTAATTATTCTCAGCGAGTTGGGGCTGCTGTTTTATTCCTAGATGCACCAATTCTTAAAAATTGTGACATTGTTGATCTTCCTGGATTTGGTACAGAAACAGAGAGTGACGATCTTATTACAATGAAAGCTGCGCAGAGTGCCGATCTTCTGATTTATCTATCTCAGGCTAATGGCTTTATGAGAATAGAGGATATCACTTATTTAAAAGAGAATGTTCGAAATCTACCAGTATGGGAGTCAAAAGAAAAAAATGAGCTGAAACCATTATCAAACCTTTTTGTGGTGGCATCACAAGCCCATACTGTAAATAACGGTAATCGTGAACAGCTACAAATGATTTTAAAAACAGGATGTGAAAATTTCTCAAAAACTCTAGGGATTGGATACTGGGATAGTAGAATCGAGGAATCTGGATATAAGGAAGATTATAGTAATATTTTTTTACCAACTCGTTTTTTCACATACACTACCGACATTCCTGATTTATGTAAGAATTTTGATGAAGAGTTGAAGATTATAACTGAGACATTGCCATTATTAATTGAAAATAAAACAAAAGACATTGTTAAAAATTATATTTCGTGTAGAAAACCTAATTTGGAGGCAGAGATTAAACATTATGAAGATATTTGTAATGAACGAGAAAAATATGTCACATTACTGAATCAGATTGATGAAAATGAATTGAATAGAATACAGGAAACGAATGCTAATAAAAAGGAAATATTGGATTATATTAACAGCCTTAGTATTGATTCAAGGAATGAATTTAGTTCTTATTGTGCATCAACAATAAATACAGATGCAATTGCAGAAATGATAAAAAAGAAAGGCATAAAGAATAAAAAGGATGATATTGATATTTTTGCTAGCCAATTACAGGACACATTAAGTGAAAAATGTAATGAAATAATTAGAGCAAAAGCGGATTTACTATCAGTAGAAACCAAAAAGTTTGTTAGTCAATTTAATGAGGGAATTGCTGTCGCATTTGAAAAATCTAATGTAAAAGCTGACTTTGATGCAGGTTTTGCATTCGTATCTGCGTTATCCAAGCTAGGTATCGTGGGCGGTCTTGGCGCTTATTTAGCAGGAGAGGCTGCCTTCTGGTTTGGAAGCATATCTTTTATTGCGGGTTTAGGCGGAGATCTCGCATTAGGCGGATTAGCGTTAGGTCCGATAGGTGTTTTTTTAGGATTAGCAATTGCCGGTGTGCTTGGTATAGTTAAGTTGTTTGGTGGCGGTTGGGAAAAAAGCGTTGCCAAAAAAATCGTCAATGCATATGAGGATAATAATGTAATAAATAACTACAGAGATAGTATGAATGAGTATTGGAGAAATACTGAAGATGCATTCCGTTCTGCAGCCGAAAAACTTGATGAAGAATGGTCAAAGTATGTAGATACATTACGGGAAACGGTAAATACCTACGATGTTAATGAAATTAATGAAAACATTACAATTTTAAAAAATATAGAAAGTTTTTTCGGAAATATCCCATTGTAA
- a CDS encoding tyrosine-type recombinase/integrase, whose amino-acid sequence MNQHGNVKPKSNIDKLEEIKTKLPSCIHGYFDFGSHDKAILTKLNYARDLLYFFEYTVNFLPYFSEKETSNLTIDDLKSITPNDINKFVTWMKDKQELSERTCARRRSSVSIIYNYLINTERKLDFNPVTGSEGISIERSDYVTYLNLDEQAKLLDCIQYGTGLTRRELAFHEKYKKRDLAIIFLFLDTGLRISELQALNINDVVIYDDFMQDESNECFVLTLRKGKKRSGKTPSKVYFSDESKEYIQDYLNSREIHGEKFDSNSPLFITLDGDRLSVRQIQQMLKKYVRASLHRSDISVHKLRSSFAMEFYKAEHDILVLQNRMGHASIAATNIYARASDKEEAVKSSRNWRQK is encoded by the coding sequence ATGAATCAACATGGCAATGTTAAACCTAAATCAAATATAGATAAACTTGAAGAAATCAAGACAAAGTTACCTTCATGTATCCATGGATATTTTGATTTTGGTTCTCATGATAAAGCTATATTAACTAAGCTTAATTATGCTAGGGATTTATTGTATTTCTTTGAGTATACTGTAAATTTTTTGCCATATTTTTCCGAAAAAGAAACTTCAAATCTTACTATAGATGACCTTAAATCCATAACTCCAAACGACATCAACAAGTTTGTTACATGGATGAAGGATAAACAAGAATTGTCTGAGCGAACCTGCGCACGCCGTAGATCGTCGGTTTCCATAATTTATAATTACCTGATTAATACAGAACGAAAACTAGATTTTAATCCAGTTACTGGCTCTGAAGGTATTTCTATTGAGCGAAGTGATTATGTCACTTATTTAAATCTTGATGAACAAGCAAAACTACTAGATTGTATACAATATGGAACTGGACTAACTAGGCGAGAATTGGCTTTCCATGAAAAATATAAAAAGCGTGATTTAGCCATCATTTTCCTGTTTTTAGACACTGGACTTCGTATATCCGAATTACAGGCTCTTAATATAAATGATGTGGTTATCTATGATGATTTTATGCAGGATGAATCTAATGAGTGTTTCGTTCTTACCTTAAGAAAGGGTAAAAAAAGAAGCGGCAAAACACCTTCAAAAGTGTATTTTTCCGATGAATCAAAGGAATATATCCAAGATTACCTCAACTCTAGAGAGATTCATGGAGAGAAATTTGATAGCAACTCTCCTCTCTTCATAACCCTTGATGGAGACAGACTTTCAGTACGTCAGATTCAGCAGATGCTAAAAAAATATGTTAGAGCGTCGCTTCACCGCAGTGATATTAGTGTGCACAAGCTCCGCTCTAGCTTTGCTATGGAATTTTACAAAGCGGAGCATGACATTCTGGTCCTTCAAAATCGTATGGGGCACGCTTCCATCGCTGCTACTAATATCTATGCTAGAGCCAGCGATAAGGAGGAAGCTGTTAAAAGCTCTAGAAATTGGCGCCAGAAGTAA
- a CDS encoding helix-turn-helix domain-containing protein — MSKYSTELKIAACRDYLEGNLSRQEIYDKYGINHGESSHYKMLERWVRKYLAFGENAFIQSSGNRCYSASEKLQIIEEYLEGQGSLEDIAIKHGIPSSSTLHHWILLYNANRELKDYNPMREVYMAEARRKTTIEERKEIVEYCLSHDRAYKDTASLYNVSYSQVYSWVRKYDATGEEGLSDKRGRHKTDDEVDELERLRRENKRLKRQLEENDMLVQLLKKVKEFEGM; from the coding sequence ATGTCTAAATATTCTACAGAATTAAAGATTGCCGCGTGTAGAGACTATCTCGAAGGAAATTTATCACGCCAAGAAATATATGATAAGTATGGCATTAATCATGGCGAAAGTAGTCATTATAAAATGCTCGAAAGATGGGTTCGTAAATATCTTGCATTTGGCGAAAATGCATTTATTCAATCTAGTGGTAATAGATGCTATTCTGCCTCGGAAAAACTACAAATAATTGAAGAGTATCTTGAAGGACAAGGGTCGCTAGAGGATATTGCCATTAAACATGGTATACCTTCGTCTTCAACTCTACATCATTGGATTTTATTATATAATGCTAATAGAGAACTCAAGGATTATAATCCTATGCGGGAGGTCTATATGGCAGAAGCAAGAAGAAAAACCACTATTGAAGAGCGCAAAGAAATCGTTGAATACTGTTTATCGCATGACAGAGCTTATAAAGACACGGCTAGCTTGTATAATGTCTCATATAGTCAAGTGTATTCATGGGTTAGAAAATATGATGCTACTGGTGAAGAAGGATTGTCTGATAAACGTGGTCGTCATAAAACTGATGATGAAGTAGATGAATTAGAACGTCTTCGAAGAGAAAACAAACGACTTAAGCGTCAGTTAGAAGAAAATGACATGTTGGTACAATTATTAAAAAAAGTGAAAGAATTCGAAGGGATGTGA
- a CDS encoding IS3 family transposase produces MRLGKQRYESKYMAIKYFYENKGWSINWMCKQLSVSRAAYYKWLHREIPIQEQENIELANLIKEYDARFNHILGYRRMTSWINHFNHTNYSKKRVHRIMKKLNVHSVIRKKKKKYISSTPQAVAENILQRDFYATAPNQKWATDVTEFKIPGEKKKLYLSAIIDLYDRYPVSYIISSRNDNRLVFKTFDKAIITNPDAKPIFHSDRGFQYTSKVFQRKLDNQGMQQSMSRVGHCIDNGPTEGFWGIIKSEMYALYEIIDEASLRFAIKDYLRFYAEERIQERYNCKTPLEVRMEALSAVNPTEYPIPENKRINKYKEKWCA; encoded by the coding sequence GTGAGGCTCGGCAAACAACGCTATGAATCAAAGTATATGGCAATTAAATACTTTTATGAAAACAAAGGCTGGAGTATTAACTGGATGTGTAAGCAGTTATCTGTTTCAAGAGCTGCTTATTATAAATGGTTGCATAGAGAAATACCTATTCAAGAACAGGAAAATATTGAACTAGCAAATCTTATTAAAGAGTATGATGCGCGTTTTAATCATATCTTAGGCTATCGAAGAATGACCTCTTGGATCAATCATTTTAATCACACGAATTATAGTAAAAAACGTGTTCACAGGATAATGAAGAAGTTAAATGTTCATTCTGTTATCAGAAAGAAAAAGAAAAAATATATATCTTCAACACCACAGGCTGTAGCTGAAAACATTCTTCAAAGAGATTTCTATGCAACTGCACCAAATCAAAAATGGGCAACAGATGTAACCGAATTTAAAATACCTGGTGAAAAGAAAAAACTATATTTAAGTGCCATTATCGATTTATATGATAGATATCCTGTTTCGTACATTATTAGTTCTAGAAATGATAATAGATTGGTATTTAAAACATTTGACAAAGCTATTATTACAAATCCTGATGCAAAACCTATCTTTCATAGCGATAGAGGTTTTCAATATACAAGTAAAGTCTTTCAAAGAAAACTTGATAATCAAGGTATGCAACAATCAATGTCGAGAGTAGGTCATTGCATTGACAACGGGCCAACAGAAGGTTTTTGGGGAATTATCAAATCTGAGATGTATGCTTTATATGAAATCATAGACGAAGCCTCTCTGAGATTTGCAATCAAAGATTATCTAAGGTTTTATGCAGAAGAACGCATACAAGAACGCTATAACTGTAAAACTCCGCTTGAAGTAAGAATGGAAGCTTTATCCGCTGTAAATCCTACAGAATATCCTATTCCAGAAAACAAGCGAATCAATAAATACAAAGAGAAATGGTGTGCATAG
- a CDS encoding NifB/NifX family molybdenum-iron cluster-binding protein: MPRLPKCRKIRVFPDYYSFVPENSENPQLETITLTLDEYETLKLLDAEGMNQEDCANSMGVARTTVTAMYESARRKIAIALVEGKRIRISGGNVEMDRNQAFFDNNLKSKGVNTMRVAVTYDNGNVFGHFGRTEQFKVYDIEDGKVVNSEVVSTNGEGCGALAGVLNLAEVDVLICGGIGGGAVMALQEAGIQLYAGASGNTDEVVNAFLAGTLAASGEANCSHHDEEHGDGHSCHGHGHGSCHN, from the coding sequence GTGCCTAGATTACCAAAATGTAGAAAAATACGTGTATTTCCAGATTACTATAGCTTTGTTCCAGAGAATTCAGAGAATCCTCAGTTGGAGACAATCACCCTTACTCTAGATGAGTATGAGACTTTGAAACTTCTAGATGCTGAAGGTATGAATCAAGAGGATTGTGCAAATAGCATGGGTGTTGCAAGAACAACTGTTACAGCTATGTATGAGAGTGCTAGAAGAAAAATAGCAATTGCACTTGTAGAGGGAAAGCGAATTCGTATATCCGGTGGTAATGTAGAGATGGATAGAAACCAAGCTTTTTTTGATAATAACTTGAAATCAAAAGGAGTAAATACAATGAGAGTAGCAGTAACTTATGATAATGGAAATGTGTTTGGACACTTTGGAAGAACAGAGCAGTTCAAAGTATACGATATCGAAGATGGCAAGGTTGTTAACTCTGAGGTTGTAAGTACTAATGGTGAGGGCTGTGGCGCTCTTGCAGGTGTTCTTAATCTTGCTGAAGTAGATGTTCTTATCTGTGGTGGTATCGGCGGTGGCGCTGTAATGGCTCTTCAGGAGGCAGGCATTCAGTTATACGCAGGTGCAAGCGGGAACACTGATGAAGTCGTAAATGCATTCTTAGCCGGTACACTTGCAGCTTCAGGTGAAGCAAACTGTTCACATCATGATGAAGAACATGGTGACGGACATAGCTGCCATGGACACGGTCACGGAAGTTGCCACAATTAA
- a CDS encoding YeiH family protein, translated as MDFLKKNYMGVIVCFTIAVPSWLLGKRFPVVGGAVIAIILGMIIALFWNDKGKAADGIKFTSKIILQEAVVLLGFGMNLSVVLQTGKQSLPIIICTISTSLILSWILHKVMNIKGNTATLIGVGSSICGGSAIAATAPVIDADDDEVAQAISVIFFFNVLAALLFPSLGKLIGFDITTGEAFGIFAGTAVNDTSSVTAAASTWDSMWNLGNQTLDKAVTVKLTRTLAIIPITLVLAYLRAREAKKDGSSTNGFSFRRAFPMFIVFFVIASIITTICLRAGVPSYVFKPLKELSKFFIIMAMAAIGLNSNIIKLIKSGGKPILLGGFCWIGITVVSLLMQYVMGIW; from the coding sequence ATGGATTTTTTGAAAAAGAATTACATGGGAGTAATAGTATGCTTCACTATTGCAGTTCCTTCATGGCTCCTGGGAAAGCGCTTCCCTGTCGTTGGCGGAGCGGTGATTGCAATCATTCTGGGCATGATAATAGCCCTGTTCTGGAATGACAAGGGGAAGGCGGCTGATGGAATAAAGTTTACATCAAAGATAATTCTGCAGGAGGCTGTTGTCCTCCTTGGATTTGGTATGAATCTTTCGGTCGTTCTTCAGACCGGGAAACAGTCACTTCCTATAATTATCTGCACGATTTCAACATCGCTTATCCTATCATGGATTCTTCATAAGGTTATGAATATCAAAGGAAACACAGCTACTCTTATCGGAGTTGGCTCATCAATATGCGGCGGCTCAGCAATAGCAGCTACGGCTCCTGTCATTGATGCGGATGATGATGAAGTGGCACAGGCAATTTCTGTGATATTTTTCTTTAACGTGCTGGCAGCACTTCTTTTTCCTTCGCTGGGAAAGCTTATAGGTTTTGATATCACAACAGGAGAGGCTTTCGGTATTTTTGCGGGAACTGCAGTTAATGATACTTCTTCCGTCACCGCAGCTGCATCAACCTGGGATAGTATGTGGAACCTGGGGAATCAGACTCTTGATAAGGCAGTTACGGTCAAGCTTACAAGAACACTGGCTATCATACCTATTACACTGGTACTTGCGTATCTGAGGGCAAGGGAAGCAAAAAAGGATGGAAGTTCGACAAATGGCTTTAGCTTTAGAAGAGCATTTCCGATGTTCATAGTCTTCTTTGTGATTGCTTCAATTATCACAACTATTTGCTTGAGAGCAGGTGTCCCTTCTTATGTTTTTAAGCCACTTAAGGAACTTAGCAAGTTCTTTATAATAATGGCCATGGCTGCTATTGGCTTGAACAGTAACATAATCAAACTAATTAAATCAGGTGGGAAGCCGATTTTGCTTGGCGGCTTTTGCTGGATCGGAATAACAGTTGTCAGCCTTTTGATGCAGTATGTAATGGGAATATGGTAA
- a CDS encoding LysR family transcriptional regulator produces the protein MLDFRIDTFLCVCRHLNFTKASKELNITQPAVSQHIHHLENEYGTKLFTQDGKKLFLTDNGKLLYKKMNQIKNDDESLKEILSKNNHGLKDISFGVTMTIGEYIIADPISDYIKNHPDTNLKITFGNTSELLKKLSDGVIDFALVEGYFPENDYETLLFSKEEFVPVCSAKHSFNQKPRVIKDLFPERILIREPGSGTRNILERALALNNYSTSDFRNFTQVENMHAIISLVEKDCGITFLYKAAVASGLQSGYLKTIPLDDFRVKHDFTFIWPKDTVFSEEIRAICEEIQPITHSA, from the coding sequence ATGCTGGATTTCAGGATAGATACTTTTCTATGTGTTTGCAGGCACCTCAATTTCACCAAGGCGTCTAAGGAGCTGAATATTACTCAGCCCGCTGTTTCTCAGCACATACATCATCTTGAAAATGAATACGGGACAAAGCTGTTTACTCAGGATGGAAAAAAACTTTTTCTAACTGATAACGGAAAACTCCTGTATAAAAAAATGAATCAGATAAAAAATGATGATGAAAGTCTCAAAGAAATACTTTCAAAGAATAACCATGGCTTAAAAGACATCTCTTTTGGTGTCACCATGACCATAGGAGAATACATAATTGCTGATCCGATCAGTGATTACATAAAAAATCACCCGGATACTAATCTTAAGATTACATTTGGCAACACATCGGAGCTTCTTAAAAAACTCTCCGACGGTGTTATAGATTTTGCACTTGTAGAAGGATATTTCCCTGAAAATGATTATGAAACGCTGCTTTTTAGCAAAGAAGAGTTCGTTCCTGTCTGTTCGGCAAAGCACTCTTTCAATCAGAAGCCACGCGTGATAAAAGATCTCTTTCCCGAGCGAATTCTTATAAGAGAACCCGGTTCAGGAACGCGAAATATATTGGAAAGAGCTCTTGCCCTGAACAATTACTCCACAAGTGATTTTAGGAATTTTACCCAGGTGGAGAACATGCATGCCATAATAAGCCTTGTTGAAAAAGATTGTGGCATCACCTTTTTATATAAAGCAGCGGTTGCATCAGGACTGCAGTCCGGATATCTGAAAACAATCCCCCTTGACGACTTTAGGGTAAAACATGATTTTACCTTCATCTGGCCCAAAGATACTGTTTTCAGTGAAGAGATCCGTGCAATATGTGAGGAAATACAACCTATAACTCATTCTGCATGA
- a CDS encoding Dabb family protein, which translates to MIKQVIIWKLQDKCFGPNLGAIKANIKTKLEGLNGNIPGLENIVVCTECLSSSNGDVTAEAIFESEEALKQYQKHELRLAATKDAIVPFVDTTTHVEYEL; encoded by the coding sequence ATGATAAAACAGGTCATAATCTGGAAGTTACAGGACAAGTGCTTTGGCCCAAACTTAGGAGCAATCAAGGCAAACATAAAGACAAAGCTTGAGGGATTAAATGGTAATATTCCAGGACTTGAAAACATTGTAGTGTGCACAGAATGTCTTAGCTCATCAAATGGCGATGTAACAGCAGAAGCCATCTTTGAGAGTGAAGAGGCTTTAAAACAATATCAAAAGCATGAGCTTCGTCTTGCTGCCACAAAGGATGCTATTGTGCCTTTCGTGGATACAACAACTCATGTAGAATATGAACTATAA
- a CDS encoding PIN domain-containing protein, translating into MGLFNKNVKNENKVSDISAATGESRVIKRLYLVDYENVSDAGLVGVNQLSSNDIVVIFYGSKVKTVAYESLIAITSSTANIEHVKAEKTAKNYLDFQLTTYLGYKLGQNSYDAIFVISRDSGFDAVVDFWTEKGYSIKRQESIVIKEKVVEEISEEQPKARPRRTYTRRAGNSGRTTTRTVRQKVVTKPQPKKPRTTTRPTVTDKQKAEIRAALKGAELSAPDYKKVYDAFASCENASTYNNKLQKSLGNDKTSVVYKATSKIFENAKK; encoded by the coding sequence ATGGGATTATTTAATAAGAATGTAAAGAACGAAAATAAAGTATCAGATATAAGCGCTGCAACAGGAGAATCAAGAGTAATTAAGAGATTATATCTTGTAGACTATGAAAATGTATCAGATGCCGGACTTGTTGGTGTTAATCAATTATCTAGCAACGATATTGTTGTAATTTTTTATGGTTCAAAGGTGAAAACAGTTGCATATGAATCGCTTATAGCTATAACTAGCTCCACAGCAAATATAGAGCATGTAAAAGCCGAAAAGACTGCAAAGAATTATTTGGATTTCCAACTAACAACATATCTTGGATATAAGTTGGGACAGAATTCTTATGATGCAATATTCGTTATCAGTAGAGATTCTGGATTTGATGCCGTGGTGGATTTTTGGACTGAAAAGGGATACTCAATAAAGCGTCAGGAATCCATTGTAATAAAAGAAAAAGTGGTTGAAGAAATATCTGAAGAGCAGCCAAAGGCTAGACCTAGAAGAACTTACACAAGACGGGCTGGTAATTCTGGAAGAACGACCACAAGAACCGTAAGACAAAAGGTAGTAACAAAACCTCAGCCAAAGAAGCCTAGAACTACTACTCGACCTACTGTTACTGATAAGCAAAAAGCTGAAATCAGAGCTGCACTTAAAGGTGCTGAGTTAAGTGCTCCAGACTATAAGAAAGTGTATGATGCATTTGCATCTTGCGAAAATGCATCAACTTACAATAATAAACTTCAAAAATCACTTGGCAATGATAAGACTAGTGTAGTTTATAAAGCTACATCAAAAATCTTTGAAAATGCTAAGAAGTAA
- a CDS encoding cupin domain-containing protein gives MNRADVLKKEYNLEKHPEGGWFVEVYTAPFEKEGRPLAGSIYFLLDKGELSHFHQIDCDEIWYFHEGCGMKVTMLTDTGKEELLLGNDVESGQRAMVLIPKGAIFAAENLEPDGFTFVSCATTPNFTYEGFRLVEKQEIKEKFPEIAENIEYLAY, from the coding sequence TTGAATAGAGCAGACGTACTAAAGAAAGAATATAACCTTGAAAAACATCCTGAAGGCGGCTGGTTCGTAGAAGTCTACACAGCTCCTTTTGAAAAGGAAGGTAGACCTCTTGCAGGTAGCATTTATTTCCTTTTAGATAAAGGTGAGCTTTCTCACTTCCACCAGATAGACTGTGATGAAATCTGGTATTTCCACGAGGGCTGTGGAATGAAGGTAACAATGCTTACAGACACTGGCAAAGAAGAACTTTTATTAGGAAACGATGTAGAAAGCGGTCAGAGAGCTATGGTTCTTATCCCAAAGGGCGCTATCTTTGCTGCAGAAAATCTTGAACCAGATGGCTTCACTTTTGTATCCTGCGCTACTACACCAAACTTTACTTATGAAGGCTTTAGACTCGTTGAAAAGCAGGAGATTAAGGAGAAGTTCCCAGAGATTGCTGAGAATATTGAGTATTTAGCCTATTAG
- a CDS encoding NAD(P)H-dependent oxidoreductase: MTLFINTCVREESRTKILSDALLSKLGDYEELKLENIDFPKTDEAFLKKRDSLIASQSFDNPMFTLARQFAKADIIVIAAPYWDLSFPAVLKQYIEHINVLGITFEYTPEGFPKGLCKANKLYYVMTAGGTYVPEEYGFGYIKSLAENFYGIKDVELIKATGLDIYGTDEKAVLNDVITRIEKI, from the coding sequence ATGACTTTATTTATTAATACATGTGTAAGAGAAGAATCAAGAACTAAGATTTTATCAGATGCGTTACTTTCTAAACTTGGGGATTATGAAGAACTAAAGCTCGAAAACATAGATTTTCCAAAGACCGATGAAGCTTTCTTAAAGAAAAGAGATTCCCTTATAGCTTCACAAAGCTTTGATAATCCAATGTTTACCTTGGCTCGCCAGTTCGCTAAGGCAGATATAATAGTGATTGCTGCACCATATTGGGATTTATCTTTTCCTGCTGTACTTAAACAGTATATTGAGCATATTAATGTACTGGGCATTACATTTGAGTACACACCAGAAGGTTTTCCCAAAGGGTTATGTAAAGCCAATAAGCTTTATTATGTGATGACAGCTGGTGGCACCTACGTTCCAGAAGAATATGGATTCGGATACATAAAGTCCTTAGCAGAAAACTTCTATGGAATAAAAGATGTAGAGCTAATCAAAGCAACAGGGTTAGATATCTACGGAACTGATGAAAAAGCTGTTCTTAATGATGTAATTACAAGAATAGAAAAGATTTGA